From one Colletotrichum destructivum chromosome 3, complete sequence genomic stretch:
- a CDS encoding Putative CRAL-TRIO lipid binding domain, CRAL/TRIO domain, CRAL/TRIO domain superfamily has translation MASVADPTAASTGLQDEKAAAAAASPSSDRIKKLIASPPPASSIPPPPVLTPDQQSKYDGLLAQARTWTEVKCTSAGHAEKSGPLTDADRQWLTRECLLRYLRATSWNPKAAEKRLLETLAWRREYGVEALTPDHISVENETGKQVVLGFDNEARPCLYLSPGHQNTDPSPRQVQHLVFMLERVIELMPAGQEKVALLINFKSSKRRSNSAPSLGLAREVLHILQTHYPERLGRALIINVPWVVTGFFKLITPFIDPMTRDKLKFNEDMRQYVHEDQLWTEFGGGKLEFEYDHAVYWPVMNDVCKEKRDFYAARWVAGGKQVGELETYLAGAAAKGVGPGTAAPPAAAAAVDAEAESTPVVQ, from the exons ATGGCCTCCGTCGCCGATccgaccgccgcctccaccggCTTgcaggacgagaaggccgccgccgccgccgcctctccGTCATCGGACCGCATCAAGAAGCTCAtcgcctcgccgcctccggcgtcctccatccctccccctcccgtcCTGACACCGGACCAGCAGTCCAAGTacgatggcctcctcgcccaggccCGCACCTGGACCGAGGTCAAGTGCACCTCCGCCGGCCACGCCGAAAAGTCGGGCCCCCtgaccgacgccgaccgcCAGTGGCTCACGCGTGAGTGCCTTCTCCGCTACCTCCGCGCGACGTCGTGGAAccccaaggccgccgagaagcgtCTGCTCGAGACCCTCGCCTGGCGTCGCGAGTacggcgtcgaggctctCACGCCCGACCACATCTCGGTCGAGAACGAGACGGGTAAgcaggtcgtcctcggcttcgacaacGAGGCCCGCCCGTGCCTCTATCTCAGCCCCGGCCACCAGAACACCGACCCTTCCCCGCGCCAGGTCCAGCACCTTGTCTTCATGCTCGAGCGCGTCATCGAGCTCATGCCCGCCGGCCAGGAAAAGGTCGCCCTGCTCATCAACTTCAAGTCTTCCAAGCGCCGCTCCAACTCGGCGCccagcctcggcctcgcccgcgaGGTCCTGCACATTCTCCAGACGCACTACCCGGAGCGTCTGGGCAGGGCTCTTATTATCAATG TCCCCTGGGTGGTCACTGGCTTCTTCAAGCTCATCACCCCTTTCATCGACCCCATGACGCGGGACAAGCTCAAGTTCAACGAGGACATGCGCCAGTACGTCCACGAGGACCAGCTGTGGACCgagttcggcggcggcaagctcgAGTTCGAGTACGACCACGCCGTCTACTGGCCCGTCATGAACGACGTATGCAAGGAGAAGCGCGATTTCTATGCCGCACGCTgggtcgccggcggcaagcAGGTGGGCGAGTTGGAGACCTaccttgccggcgccgccgcgaagGGTGTTGGCCCGGGTACCGCtgctcctcctgctgctgcggctgctgttGATGCCGAGGCTGAGTCAA